The Vibrio kanaloae genome has a window encoding:
- a CDS encoding di-heme oxidoreductase family protein, which produces MKSYLSASLLTALFFLSPLHAHETYSGGKTTVKKEGANAFSLPAANLPMSKRLDFSVGNSFFRNPWVPAPSSTDARDGLGPLFNTNGCQNCHIKDGRGHAPEKGDENAVSMLVRLSIPAETPDQRQAFIRDGGIPEPTYGGQLQDFALQGVKPEGKVNISYTDVPVEFKDGTVVTLRKPTLKITDLAFGEMHPRTEFSARVAPPMIGLGLLESIPKETILGFADQQLADKQGVSGKANYVLDVQTNEMALGRFGWKAGQPNLMQQNAAAFNGDLGLTSSLFPNENCTSAQSTCDDFPNGGEPEVSDNILDFVEFYSQHLAVPIRRNVDNPTVVQGKKLFKEIGCQSCHQAEIRTAEREGLPALSKQLISPYTDMLLHDMGEGLADNRPEYLANGHEWRTTPLWGLGYTKEVNGHTFLLHDGRARNVMEAVLWHGGEAEMARQKVLSLNATEREALLAFLNSL; this is translated from the coding sequence ATGAAGTCTTATCTCTCAGCCTCACTATTAACCGCACTGTTTTTCTTATCTCCATTACACGCCCATGAAACCTACTCTGGTGGTAAAACTACTGTGAAGAAAGAGGGAGCGAATGCTTTTTCTCTTCCTGCTGCCAATTTACCAATGAGCAAGCGCTTAGATTTCAGCGTAGGTAACAGCTTCTTTAGAAACCCTTGGGTGCCTGCGCCATCATCAACCGATGCTCGTGATGGATTGGGGCCATTGTTCAACACCAATGGTTGCCAAAACTGCCACATCAAAGATGGTCGTGGTCACGCGCCAGAAAAAGGCGATGAGAACGCAGTATCCATGTTGGTTCGTTTAAGCATTCCGGCTGAAACACCAGATCAGAGACAAGCCTTTATTCGCGATGGTGGTATTCCAGAACCGACCTACGGTGGTCAGCTTCAAGATTTCGCACTTCAAGGTGTTAAACCAGAGGGTAAAGTGAACATCAGCTACACAGATGTTCCGGTTGAATTCAAAGACGGCACAGTCGTGACTCTGCGTAAACCAACCCTAAAGATTACTGATCTTGCTTTTGGCGAGATGCACCCTAGAACAGAGTTTTCAGCTCGTGTTGCTCCGCCAATGATCGGCCTTGGCTTGCTTGAGAGCATTCCAAAAGAAACGATTCTAGGATTTGCTGACCAACAGTTGGCAGACAAACAGGGCGTGTCGGGTAAAGCTAACTATGTTCTTGATGTTCAAACCAATGAAATGGCACTCGGTCGCTTCGGTTGGAAAGCCGGACAGCCAAACCTAATGCAGCAAAACGCAGCGGCATTTAACGGTGACTTAGGCCTAACAAGCAGCTTGTTCCCGAACGAAAACTGCACATCAGCGCAATCGACTTGTGATGACTTCCCAAATGGTGGTGAGCCAGAAGTGAGCGACAACATCCTAGATTTTGTTGAGTTCTATTCGCAGCACTTAGCGGTTCCAATTCGTCGTAATGTCGATAACCCAACGGTTGTTCAAGGTAAAAAGCTATTTAAAGAGATTGGTTGTCAAAGCTGTCACCAAGCTGAAATTCGCACAGCAGAGCGTGAAGGTCTGCCTGCTCTTTCGAAACAGTTGATTAGCCCATACACCGATATGCTTTTGCATGATATGGGTGAAGGCTTAGCCGACAATCGCCCAGAGTATCTTGCGAACGGTCATGAGTGGCGCACCACGCCATTGTGGGGATTAGGCTATACCAAAGAAGTGAACGGTCACACCTTCTTGCTTCATGACGGTCGTGCAAGAAACGTTATGGAAGCGGTGCTTTGGCACGGTGGTGAAGCAGAAATGGCGAGACAAAAGGTTCTGTCTTTGAATGCGACTGAGCGTGAAGCACTGCTGGCGTTTTTGAATTCGCTATAG